One genomic window of Georgenia soli includes the following:
- a CDS encoding alpha-ketoacid dehydrogenase subunit beta, which yields MTVMSYLGAIGAAQREAMEADERVVIIGEDVEANVYGTTGAGKSRRDKGDFLEMFGRNRIRNTPISEEVIVGAAAGAAMTGLRPIVDLSYSSFLYMAMDQFVNQVAKNRYMFGGQASLPVVFRSAMFYGLNTGAHHSDRPYPMFMNVPGLKIIAPASPSDAKGLLRSAVDSEDPVLTFEACPLWGMKEEVDEAEYRIPLGVARTVRPGSDVTVVAISSAVPEAVRAADALAEDGISVEVIDPRTLVPLDTDAVLESVARTGRLVVADPAHRTCSAAAEISAVVAEDAFDALKAPIVRVTTPDTQIPFSPALEKQLYPNRDNIAAAVRRVLG from the coding sequence ATGACGGTCATGAGCTACCTGGGCGCCATCGGAGCGGCCCAGCGTGAAGCGATGGAAGCCGACGAGCGAGTCGTCATCATCGGAGAAGACGTCGAGGCCAACGTCTATGGCACCACGGGTGCCGGCAAGTCCCGTCGGGACAAGGGCGACTTCCTGGAGATGTTCGGACGTAACCGGATCCGCAACACGCCGATCTCTGAAGAGGTCATCGTGGGCGCCGCCGCAGGTGCGGCGATGACGGGCCTGCGCCCGATCGTTGACCTCTCCTATTCGTCGTTCCTGTACATGGCGATGGACCAGTTCGTAAACCAGGTCGCCAAGAACCGGTACATGTTCGGCGGTCAGGCCTCGCTGCCGGTGGTGTTCCGTTCGGCGATGTTCTACGGCCTGAACACTGGCGCACACCACTCCGACCGGCCATACCCCATGTTTATGAATGTCCCGGGCCTGAAGATCATCGCTCCCGCCTCACCCAGCGACGCGAAGGGCCTGCTGCGCTCCGCCGTGGACTCTGAGGACCCGGTGCTCACCTTCGAGGCGTGCCCGCTGTGGGGCATGAAGGAGGAGGTTGACGAAGCGGAGTACCGCATCCCGCTTGGGGTGGCCCGCACCGTCCGTCCGGGAAGTGACGTGACGGTCGTCGCCATCTCTTCAGCCGTGCCGGAGGCAGTTCGCGCGGCCGACGCCCTGGCGGAGGACGGCATCTCGGTGGAGGTCATCGACCCCCGCACGCTCGTCCCCCTGGACACAGATGCCGTGCTGGAGTCGGTAGCCCGGACCGGCCGGCTCGTCGTGGCCGATCCGGCACACCGCACATGCTCGGCCGCGGCGGAGATTTCCGCGGTCGTGGCGGAGGACGCGTTCGACGCCCTCAAGGCGCCCATCGTCCGAGTCACGACACCTGACACCCAGATCCCGTTCAGCCCGGCTCTTGAGAAGCAGCTTTACCCCAACAGGGACAACATCGCCGCCGCCGTGCGGCGCGTGCTCGGCTGA
- a CDS encoding lipoyl domain-containing protein, with protein MAEVEVLLPQWGMGMSEGTITAWLKNVGDAVTEDEDLAEIEAEKVEECLEAPATGILTKILVQTGETVEVRTPIAIIETE; from the coding sequence ATGGCTGAAGTTGAGGTCCTGCTGCCCCAGTGGGGCATGGGCATGAGCGAAGGCACCATCACCGCCTGGCTGAAGAACGTCGGCGACGCGGTCACCGAAGACGAAGACCTCGCAGAGATCGAGGCCGAGAAGGTCGAGGAATGCCTCGAGGCCCCCGCCACCGGCATCCTCACCAAGATCCTCGTCCAGACCGGAGAGACCGTCGAGGTCCGCACCCCGATCGCCATCATCGAAACCGAGTAG
- a CDS encoding thiamine pyrophosphate-dependent dehydrogenase E1 component subunit alpha, whose amino-acid sequence MGLAPEVLLEMQRRMLRIRGFDERASKMVKRGFIPGTVHTSIGQEAQVVGACMALGESDYMTGNHRSHGHPIGKGSPLGPLMAELVGKSGGVCGGKGGSLHLADFSVGSLGESGIVGSSIPIAVGAGLSASVLGNKRVSLAFFGDGAANQGCLYEGMNLAGVWKLPVVFLCENNQYALSTPAHTVTSGVIAERAAGFGMPGVRVEDGQDVLAVYEAVNTAVERARAGEGPSLVEVVTYRFHEHSEGLRLGTDYRDAEEKAAWLQRDPIVLFRRWLAENGVASDAELDALEAEVAAEVDAAEAFAKDSPYPDPAMAFADLYTEPVPIRGAVELIGAPA is encoded by the coding sequence ATGGGTCTAGCGCCAGAGGTGCTGCTCGAGATGCAGCGACGGATGCTCCGCATCCGCGGATTCGATGAGCGCGCGTCGAAGATGGTCAAGCGCGGCTTCATCCCGGGGACGGTGCACACCTCGATCGGGCAAGAGGCTCAGGTCGTGGGCGCGTGCATGGCTCTCGGCGAGTCCGACTACATGACGGGGAACCACCGTTCGCACGGCCACCCGATCGGGAAGGGCTCTCCGCTTGGTCCGCTGATGGCTGAGCTTGTCGGCAAGTCCGGCGGTGTCTGCGGCGGCAAGGGTGGGTCGTTGCACCTTGCGGACTTCTCGGTGGGCTCGCTCGGCGAGTCGGGCATCGTGGGGTCATCGATCCCGATTGCGGTGGGTGCCGGTCTTTCTGCGAGCGTTCTCGGCAACAAGCGCGTTTCGCTGGCTTTCTTCGGCGATGGTGCCGCTAATCAGGGGTGCCTGTACGAGGGTATGAACCTCGCTGGCGTGTGGAAGTTGCCCGTGGTGTTCCTGTGCGAGAACAACCAGTACGCCCTGTCTACCCCTGCCCACACCGTTACCTCCGGAGTGATTGCCGAGCGTGCCGCTGGGTTCGGCATGCCCGGAGTCCGGGTGGAGGACGGTCAGGACGTGCTCGCCGTGTACGAGGCGGTCAACACTGCGGTGGAGCGGGCGCGGGCTGGTGAGGGGCCCTCCCTGGTGGAGGTTGTGACCTACCGGTTCCACGAGCACTCCGAGGGCCTACGACTGGGAACTGACTACCGGGACGCCGAGGAGAAGGCGGCGTGGCTGCAGCGTGACCCGATCGTCCTCTTCCGCCGTTGGCTCGCCGAGAACGGGGTGGCCTCCGACGCCGAGCTTGATGCTCTTGAGGCCGAGGTTGCCGCGGAGGTGGACGCCGCCGAGGCGTTCGCCAAGGACTCGCCCTACCCCGACCCGGCGATGGCGTTCGCCGACCTGTACACCGAGCCGGTGCCAATTCGCGGCGCCGTTGAGCTGATCGGAGCACCCGCATGA